The genomic window GACGAGTAACAACGCTGATGGGCGATAAAGTCGAACCACGTCGTAAATGGATCGAAAACCATGTGCAATTCAGCTTAGAAGAAGAACGCAGCATTTTAGACAAAAAAGAAGAAACGGATACTTCCTCTTCAGTCTCTAATGAATTGCTAGATGAAGAACGCATAGAAGAAAACCAAAATGAACAATCAGTTGATGTAGAATAGGAGGTCACCTAATGGAAGAACGTCAAGAAATCCAAGAGTTAACGTTAGAAGAAGTGATGGGTGACCGCTTCGGACGTTACTCGAAATATATCATCCAAGAACGTGCGTTGCCCGATATCCGAGATGGCTTGAAGCCTGTTCAACGCCGTATTTTATTTGCGATGAACAAGGACGGCAATACGTTTGACAAAGGATTCCGTAAATCAGCGAAATCTGTTGGGAATATCATGGGTAATTACCACCCTCATGGAGATAGTAGTATCTATGATGCAATGGTTCGTATGAGTCAAGATTGGAAGCTGCGAGAAGTACTTGTGGAGATGCACGGCAACAACGGAAGTATGGATGGTGATCCACCAGCGGCCATGCGTTATACAGAAGCGCGTTTATCGCAGCTCAGTGGTGAGATGCTCGCTGATATCGAAAAGAATACGGTCGATCTTGTTTGGAACTTTGATGATACTGAAAAAGAACCGACCGTATTACCAGCAAGATATCCCAATCTGTTAGTTAACGGCTCAACGGGTATTTCTGCGGGGTATGCGACTGAGATCCCAACACATAATCTTGCTGAAGTCATCGATGGGACGGTCTATATGATCGACCATCCACAAGCAAGCTTAGACAAATTGATGGAATTCATTCCTGGTCCTGATTTTCCAACAGGAGGTATTTTGCAAGGAAAAGATGAAATCAAGAAAGCTTATGAAACCGGTCGTGGCAAAGTCATCTTACGCTCAAAGACCTCGATTGAATCAATCAAAGGAAACAAACAACAGATCGTGATCACTGAGATCCCTTATGAAGTGAACAAGGCGACACTTGTCAAAAAAATGGATGAGATCCGCTTGAATAAAAAAATCGATGGGATCGCAGAAGTTCGTGACGAAAGTGATCGTACAGGTCTACAGATCGTTGTTGAATTGAAAAAAGATGCAAATGCTCAAGGGATCTTGAACTATTTATTCAAGAATACCGAATTGCAGATCAACTATAACTTCAATATGGTCGCAATCGATCACATGACGCCTCATCAAGTGGGCTTGAAAGATATTTTAAGTAGTTATATCGAGCATCGTAAACAAGTAATCACTAAGCGTAGTCAATTTGACCTAGAGAAAGCTCAAAAAAGACAACATATCGTCGAAGGTCTGATGAAAGCTTTATCGATTTTAGATGAAGTGATCGCAACGATCCGTGAAAGTAAAGATAAAAAAGACGCAAAACTTAATTTAGTCCAAATGTTCCAGTTTACAGAAGAACAAGCGGAAGCCATCGTTACGTTACAACTGTACCGTTTAACGAATACAGACATCACAGAGTTGCGTCGTGAATCGCAAGAATTGATCGCTCTGATCACAGAATTGAATAAAATTCTTTCAAATGATAAAGAGCTGTTTTCTGTCATGAAAAAAGAACTTCGTGAAGTCAAGAAGAAGTACGCTTCCTCTCGTTTGACGATGATCGAAGAGGAAATCGAAGAAATCAAGATCGACACACAAGTACTGGTTGCACAAGAAGATGTCATCGTCAGTGTGACGCGTGAAGGGTATGTGAAACGGACGAGTCTCCGTTCTTACAGTGCCTCAAAACCAGAAGAAATCGGAATGCGTGAAGGGGACTATCTGCTATATGCAGGTGAACTGAACACCTTGGATCACGTTTTGTTAGTCACGAATAAAGCCAATGTGATCTATCGTCCCGTCCATGAACTGCCAGATTTGAAATGGAAAGATGCTGGGGAGCACATTTCTCAAACGATTTTGAATCTTGCGGTCGATGAATCGATTTTAGCGGTCTTCCCATATCAGAAGATCGATTCTGAAAAAACATTTGTATTCATCAGTAAAAATGGCTTGATCAAACAGACACGGATGACCGATTTTGAACCATGGCGTACGTATAAGAGCCGTCCGTTGAGTGGGATGAAGTTTAAAGCTGGGGAAGATGAATTAGTAGCTGTCTATCTTGAAAAAGAACAGACAGATCGGGATGTTTTCTTAGTTACTCATCAAGGCATGGGCCTACGTTACCCATTGACGGAAGTACCTGTTGTTGGCACAAAAGCCGCAGGTGTCAAATCGATCAACTTGAAAGAAGAAGATTATGTTGTGAATGGCTTACTCGTCTTGGCAGAAGGCGATACGCCAATCGTCATCATTAGTCAGCGAGGTGCTGTAAAACGCATGCTTGCGCAAGAAATCAGTCAGACTTCTCGTGCCAAACGAGGCGTAGCTGTTTTACGAGAACTGAAGAAACAACCACATCGAGTCGTTTATATGTCTGAAGGACACGCGAAAACGATCACTATGATCAATCAAAAAGGACAAGAAACTACGATCGATCCGACGGACTATCCGATCGGAGACCGTACATCTAATGGCTCTTTTGTCATCGACGAGAAAAAAGGTGGAGAAGTGCAGATGGTCATCGATTCACCAATGATCGAGATTGAGGATTAACTGTT from Enterococcus sp. DIV1094 includes these protein-coding regions:
- the parC gene encoding DNA topoisomerase IV subunit A yields the protein MEERQEIQELTLEEVMGDRFGRYSKYIIQERALPDIRDGLKPVQRRILFAMNKDGNTFDKGFRKSAKSVGNIMGNYHPHGDSSIYDAMVRMSQDWKLREVLVEMHGNNGSMDGDPPAAMRYTEARLSQLSGEMLADIEKNTVDLVWNFDDTEKEPTVLPARYPNLLVNGSTGISAGYATEIPTHNLAEVIDGTVYMIDHPQASLDKLMEFIPGPDFPTGGILQGKDEIKKAYETGRGKVILRSKTSIESIKGNKQQIVITEIPYEVNKATLVKKMDEIRLNKKIDGIAEVRDESDRTGLQIVVELKKDANAQGILNYLFKNTELQINYNFNMVAIDHMTPHQVGLKDILSSYIEHRKQVITKRSQFDLEKAQKRQHIVEGLMKALSILDEVIATIRESKDKKDAKLNLVQMFQFTEEQAEAIVTLQLYRLTNTDITELRRESQELIALITELNKILSNDKELFSVMKKELREVKKKYASSRLTMIEEEIEEIKIDTQVLVAQEDVIVSVTREGYVKRTSLRSYSASKPEEIGMREGDYLLYAGELNTLDHVLLVTNKANVIYRPVHELPDLKWKDAGEHISQTILNLAVDESILAVFPYQKIDSEKTFVFISKNGLIKQTRMTDFEPWRTYKSRPLSGMKFKAGEDELVAVYLEKEQTDRDVFLVTHQGMGLRYPLTEVPVVGTKAAGVKSINLKEEDYVVNGLLVLAEGDTPIVIISQRGAVKRMLAQEISQTSRAKRGVAVLRELKKQPHRVVYMSEGHAKTITMINQKGQETTIDPTDYPIGDRTSNGSFVIDEKKGGEVQMVIDSPMIEIED